ACTTGCTCCTCAACAGATTGCTCAGCCAGCTTGATAAAAGGGCTACAGCCACGGTTGTCGTCATACTGATAAGAGGCATCCAGGGCCAGCTGAAAATTCCACCGAGCAAGGCGGGCACATGGAATGCAGGGATTCCCTGAACAAGAATAAGGCTACCCATACCGCAGAGAACTGCAACAATGACGCACCAGCCACGAAGATGACGAGCGCAGTTTCCCAGAATCTTGTCGCCAAAGAAAGCCAACAGGAACATGGCAAGGAGGGGGCCAGTAAAGAGTCCCGTAAAGAATACGGCGTTCTTCAGAAGGCTTCCCTGCTGGGTGGCTGCGAACAAGGCGCCAAACACGCCAAGAACGCCCCACAGCACCGTCCAGAGCTTAGCTCGTTTCAATCCGCCAAGGCCCTCGTTTTCCTTCCAGCCGAAGAAATCTCTTTCGGAAGTATTACTAAGGGAGTTGATCGCACCGGAAAGGGAACTCATGGCGGCGGCACAGATTGCGGCAACAATAAGGCCTGTAACGCCCTGCGGAAGCCCGTTGACAATGAAGTACGGGAAGACGTCATTTTGACCAAGTCCTGCCGGAAGGGAAGCCGCTTTTGCCATTTGGTAATAGACGTACAAGGCTGCGCCAACCCAATAGAAGAGAATGGAGACAACAACCCCAAGTACCATGGAAAGAATACTGGAACGATTTGCGGCCTTTACGTCCTTACAGCTGAGGTAGCGTTGTACAAACTGCTGGTCACAACCACGAATAGCAATTTCAAGCACGGCGTAGGCAAAACCTGCAGACACCAGGGTACGCGCGTTGGAAATGTCAAAGGATGCGTCCCACCACTTGGTTTTTCCAGCCTCCCCTGCCATTCGGGCCATCTCGCCAAGACCACCTACGGAGTTTGAGATGAGGAAAAGAACCAAGGCGCCGCCACCGAAGAATACGATAAACTGCATTACATCGGTCCAGATAACCGCCTTGATGCCGCCAAACCAGGTATAGAAAATGGCAACCGCCGCAGAAACGATGATCGCGACCTTCAGGTCAATGTGCAGAATCTGAGCGAGCACAAGGGACGGAGCATAAAGAAGAATGCCTGTACGAAGCAAAAGATGAAGGCAATAGAAAACGGCGGCCAGGCGACGGACAGGTTTTCCGAAACGGACTTCGAATAGTTCGTAGGCACTGCTAATACCGGAATTCTGGAATCTAGGGATAAAGACCTTCCCCACCACAAAAATGCTGATGAACGCACCTATCTGGAACATAAGGAATGTCATGTTGTCGCCATACACATCCGCAGGAGCCCCTAGGAACGTAGTGGCACTGACGGAGGTTGCAATAAGGCTAATGCCAACGGCAATCCAAGGCATGGATCCACCACCCAGCATGTATTCCTTAAGATTCTTATTACCCCTGGATACCCAAAGGCCAATAAAAAGAGACACCAGCAGGTAAGCCGCTAAAACAAACCAGTCGACAACAGTGAACATGATTACTTATCAGCGGAAGATTCGTTAGGATCAAACTCAAGTTCTTCGTAGCGAATAACCTGGTTACGGCCGCCTTCCTTGGCCCTATAGAGAGCCTGGTCAGCAAGATTTACAGCCTTCTTCATGTCGTGGAAGTCCGGAGTGACCAGGAAGGCACCGATACTTACGGTAACGCGCAAAGGTTCTGCCTGATGGACATCAAAACTCAAGGCCTGGATTGCCTTACGAATGCGTTCTGCAGTTTCCAACATGCCTTCCGCCGTGGTCTCGATAAGGCCCACCACAAATTCTTCACCGCCATAGCGGGACACGATGTCGATATCCTTACGGATTTCACCACTAATGGCATCGGCAAATCCCTTGATTACCACGTCGCCAATCTGATGACCGTAGGTATCGTTAACGCGCTTGAAATGGTCAATGTCCATCATAAGGACACCGATGTTATACTTCTT
This Fibrobacter sp. DNA region includes the following protein-coding sequences:
- a CDS encoding sodium:solute symporter, with the protein product MFTVVDWFVLAAYLLVSLFIGLWVSRGNKNLKEYMLGGGSMPWIAVGISLIATSVSATTFLGAPADVYGDNMTFLMFQIGAFISIFVVGKVFIPRFQNSGISSAYELFEVRFGKPVRRLAAVFYCLHLLLRTGILLYAPSLVLAQILHIDLKVAIIVSAAVAIFYTWFGGIKAVIWTDVMQFIVFFGGGALVLFLISNSVGGLGEMARMAGEAGKTKWWDASFDISNARTLVSAGFAYAVLEIAIRGCDQQFVQRYLSCKDVKAANRSSILSMVLGVVVSILFYWVGAALYVYYQMAKAASLPAGLGQNDVFPYFIVNGLPQGVTGLIVAAICAAAMSSLSGAINSLSNTSERDFFGWKENEGLGGLKRAKLWTVLWGVLGVFGALFAATQQGSLLKNAVFFTGLFTGPLLAMFLLAFFGDKILGNCARHLRGWCVIVAVLCGMGSLILVQGIPAFHVPALLGGIFSWPWMPLISMTTTVAVALLSSWLSNLLRSK